A single genomic interval of Lathyrus oleraceus cultivar Zhongwan6 chromosome 7, CAAS_Psat_ZW6_1.0, whole genome shotgun sequence harbors:
- the LOC127103497 gene encoding zinc finger BED domain-containing protein DAYSLEEPER-like, producing MKKKYDKYWGNHEKLNMLLLVALVFDPRRKIRLVDWMVRRYYNKDDTDALKANLESSLKSIYEEYCVGFMPPQGNSDELQVFGGVSDPYGTAEFYLSEGCDNADNELTTYLGGKLEHNMEINVLEWWKVNSGRYPILSNIARDMLAIPISTLASESAFKLLYTEDGASCSTSSTSVTLEDDLTVKNSKH from the exons atgaagaagaaatatGATAAATATTGGGGAAATCATGAGAAGCTTAACATGTTGTTGTTGGTTGCTCTAGTATTCGACCCTAGGCGCAAGATTAGATTGGTCGATTGGATGGTAAGGCGATATTATAATAAGGATGACACTGACGCCTTGAAAGCAAATTTAGAGTCTAGCTTGAAATCTATTTATGAGGAATATTGTGTTGGATTTATGCCTCCTCAAGGTAATTCAGATGAGTTGCAAGTTTTTGGTGGTGTTAGTGATCCTTATGGAACTGCTGAGTTCTATCTTTCAGAAGGGTGTGACAATGCGGATAATGAGTTAACTACTTATCTTGGAGGGAAGTTAGAGCATAACATGGAGATAAATGTTCTAGAGTGGTGGAAAGTGAACTCTGGCCGATATCCCATCCTTTCAAACATTGCAAGAGACATGCTGGCTATACCTATAAGCACATTGGCTTCTGAATCTGCATTCA AATTACTTTATACTGAAGATGGTGCTAGCTGTTCAACCTCTTCAACTTCTGTTACACTCGAAGATGATTTAACAGTAAAGAATTCTAAA CATTAA